In one Parvibaculum sp. genomic region, the following are encoded:
- a CDS encoding type II toxin-antitoxin system RelE/ParE family toxin, producing MSYRLSFVEDAKKEWRKLGPDIKKQFQKILARRLEAPRIEKHKLGNMPDCYKIKLRDAGYRLVYKVIDDRIEVRVIGIGRRDGAIYNDARRRQNDPAD from the coding sequence ATGAGCTATAGGCTCAGCTTCGTCGAAGACGCCAAAAAGGAATGGCGCAAGCTCGGGCCTGACATCAAGAAACAATTCCAGAAGATTCTCGCCCGACGGCTCGAAGCGCCGCGAATCGAGAAGCACAAACTCGGCAACATGCCCGACTGCTACAAGATCAAGCTGCGCGATGCGGGCTATCGGCTTGTCTACAAAGTGATCGACGATCGCATCGAAGTGCGTGTGATCGGCATCGGGCGGCGCGACGGCGCTATCTACAACGACGCCCGGCGGCGGCAGAACGATCCCGCCGATTGA
- a CDS encoding type II toxin-antitoxin system prevent-host-death family antitoxin yields MSRVLVANLVSSISELKRSPARVIEEAADGAVAILNRNKPVAYVLDPASYERMLDLLEDYEDMKKVIEREGQPATYVTLEQLDEL; encoded by the coding sequence ATGTCCCGTGTCCTTGTCGCCAATCTTGTTTCGAGCATCAGCGAGTTGAAGCGCAGCCCGGCGCGCGTCATTGAGGAGGCGGCCGACGGCGCCGTTGCGATTCTCAACCGCAACAAGCCGGTCGCCTATGTTCTCGATCCAGCATCCTATGAACGCATGCTCGATCTGCTCGAAGACTACGAGGACATGAAGAAGGTGATCGAGCGCGAAGGACAGCCTGCCACCTATGTGACGCTCGAGCAGCTCGATGAGCTATAG
- a CDS encoding [protein-PII] uridylyltransferase, with product MGRTMPSLLEIADPERIRGDLDAAAARAGRDEEALKRAVVDILKAALAQGRARARERLEQGAHRGRSCAESLSYLQDRVIEELYRFATTHAFTASNPSKAERIAIAAVGGYGRGTLAPGSDVDLLFLLPYKQTPWGESVVEYMLYVLWDLGLKVGHSTRSIADCIRLARADFTIRTALLEARFIYGDRELYDDLEKRFDAEVVKGTANEFVEAKLAERDQRHTRSGESRYLVEPNVKEGKGGLRDLNTLFWIAKYVYRVKQPSDLVKAGVFTKEEYQTFRKAENFLWAVRCELHFLTGRAEERITFDLQTEMAKRLGYQTHRGLKAVERFMKHYFLIAKDVGDLTRIFCAVLEDQEKKKKPSIGRFMQAIRRKKVIRGFNVESGRLAVTKQDFFDKDPVNIIRLFHVADQHGLDIHPDALKLLTRSLRLVDAALRKNEEANRLFLEILASRKDPETTLRWMNEAGVLGRFVPDFGRIVALMQFNMYHHYTADEHLLRAIGILSEVERGVNAAEYPKAHELMGKIKSRNAVYMAVFLHDIAKGRDEDHSDAGAAIARRLCPRLGMSAGETESVAWLVQNHLVMSDVAQRRDIADPRTVRDFADLVQSPERLKMLFVLTVVDIKAVGPGVWNGWKAQLLRQLYFETEAVLQGGDNAVNRKTRVADAKEALAAHLADWSKAARDRYFTRHADGYWLSLDTETQVRHAQLIEGAKDAPLTIAAEPEPDRDVTQLTLYTQDHPGLFARFAGACAVLGMNIVDAKIFTTRDGMALDMLWVQDASGGAIAEPRRLARLEETIRKVLSGEILPPDAIEQRARRERRTEAFSVAPQVFIDNEASDDYTVIEVNGLDRPGLVHALSRALFHLGLTIGSAHITTYGERAVDVFYVKDVIGHKVTNANKKKAVERHLLEALADPVKKSRPAKRAKREEMAAAE from the coding sequence ATGGGCCGCACGATGCCGAGCCTTCTTGAAATCGCCGATCCGGAGCGTATCCGCGGCGATCTCGATGCCGCCGCCGCCCGTGCCGGCCGTGACGAGGAGGCGCTGAAGCGCGCCGTCGTCGACATCCTGAAGGCGGCGCTGGCCCAGGGCCGCGCCAGGGCGCGCGAGCGGTTGGAGCAGGGCGCGCATCGGGGCCGTTCCTGCGCCGAAAGCCTGAGCTATCTCCAGGACCGCGTCATCGAGGAGCTTTACCGCTTCGCTACCACCCACGCCTTCACGGCCTCGAACCCCTCGAAGGCCGAGCGCATCGCCATCGCCGCCGTCGGCGGCTATGGCCGCGGCACGCTGGCGCCGGGCTCCGACGTCGATCTCCTGTTCCTGCTGCCCTACAAGCAGACCCCCTGGGGCGAGAGCGTCGTCGAATACATGCTCTATGTGCTCTGGGATCTGGGCCTCAAGGTCGGCCATTCGACGCGCTCCATCGCCGATTGCATCCGCCTCGCCCGCGCCGATTTCACCATCCGCACCGCGCTGCTCGAAGCGCGCTTCATCTATGGCGACCGCGAGCTTTACGACGATCTCGAAAAGCGTTTCGACGCCGAAGTGGTGAAGGGAACGGCCAACGAATTCGTCGAGGCCAAGCTCGCCGAGCGCGACCAGCGCCACACGCGTTCGGGCGAAAGCCGCTACCTGGTCGAGCCCAACGTCAAGGAAGGCAAGGGCGGTCTTCGCGATCTCAACACGCTGTTCTGGATCGCGAAATATGTCTACCGCGTCAAGCAGCCCTCCGATCTCGTCAAGGCCGGCGTCTTCACGAAGGAGGAATACCAGACCTTCCGCAAGGCCGAGAATTTTCTCTGGGCGGTGCGCTGCGAGCTGCACTTCCTCACCGGCCGCGCCGAGGAACGCATCACCTTCGACCTGCAGACCGAAATGGCAAAGCGCCTCGGCTACCAGACGCATCGGGGGTTGAAGGCGGTCGAGCGTTTCATGAAGCACTACTTCCTGATCGCCAAGGATGTCGGCGACCTGACGCGTATCTTCTGCGCCGTGCTCGAGGATCAGGAGAAAAAGAAGAAGCCCTCCATCGGCCGCTTCATGCAGGCGATACGCCGCAAGAAAGTCATTCGCGGCTTCAATGTCGAGAGCGGCCGCCTCGCGGTCACAAAGCAGGATTTTTTCGACAAGGACCCGGTCAACATCATCCGCCTCTTCCATGTCGCCGATCAGCACGGCCTCGACATTCATCCCGACGCGCTGAAACTGCTGACGCGTTCGCTGAGGCTGGTCGACGCCGCCTTGCGCAAGAACGAGGAGGCAAACCGCCTCTTCCTCGAAATCCTCGCCTCGCGCAAGGATCCCGAAACGACACTGCGCTGGATGAACGAGGCCGGCGTGCTTGGCCGCTTCGTTCCCGATTTCGGCCGCATCGTCGCGCTGATGCAGTTCAACATGTATCACCACTACACCGCCGACGAACATCTGCTGCGCGCCATCGGCATCCTTTCGGAAGTCGAGCGCGGGGTGAACGCCGCGGAATACCCCAAGGCCCATGAACTGATGGGCAAGATCAAGAGCCGCAACGCGGTCTACATGGCGGTCTTTCTCCACGACATCGCGAAAGGCCGCGACGAGGATCATTCCGATGCCGGCGCCGCCATTGCGCGCCGTCTCTGCCCGCGCCTCGGCATGAGCGCGGGCGAAACGGAATCCGTCGCCTGGCTGGTGCAGAACCATCTCGTCATGTCCGACGTCGCCCAGCGCCGCGACATCGCCGACCCGCGCACCGTGCGCGATTTCGCCGATCTGGTGCAAAGCCCCGAACGGCTGAAAATGCTCTTTGTGCTGACGGTTGTCGACATCAAGGCCGTCGGTCCCGGCGTCTGGAACGGCTGGAAGGCGCAGTTGCTGCGCCAGCTCTATTTCGAAACCGAGGCCGTGCTGCAGGGCGGCGACAACGCGGTCAACCGCAAGACGCGCGTCGCCGATGCGAAGGAAGCCTTGGCCGCGCATCTCGCCGACTGGTCGAAAGCCGCGCGCGACCGCTATTTCACGCGCCATGCCGACGGCTACTGGCTCTCCCTCGACACCGAAACGCAGGTCCGCCACGCGCAACTGATCGAAGGCGCGAAGGATGCGCCCCTCACCATCGCCGCCGAGCCGGAGCCCGACCGCGACGTGACGCAGTTGACGCTTTACACGCAGGACCATCCCGGCCTCTTCGCGCGTTTCGCCGGCGCCTGCGCGGTGCTCGGCATGAACATCGTCGACGCGAAAATCTTCACCACCCGCGACGGCATGGCGCTCGACATGCTCTGGGTGCAGGACGCGTCCGGCGGCGCCATCGCCGAGCCGCGCCGTCTGGCGCGCCTTGAGGAAACCATCCGCAAGGTGCTGTCGGGCGAAATCCTGCCGCCCGATGCGATCGAGCAGCGCGCGCGCCGCGAACGCCGCACCGAGGCTTTCTCGGTCGCCCCCCAGGTCTTCATCGACAACGAGGCGTCCGACGACTACACCGTGATCGAGGTCAACGGCCTCGACCGGCCGGGCCTCGTCCACGCGCTGTCGCGCGCCCTTTTCCATCTCGGCCTCACCATCGGCTCGGCCCACATCACGACCTATGGCGAGCGCGCGGTCGACGTTTTCTATGTGAAGGACGTGATCGGCCACAAGGTAACGAACGCCAACAAGAAGAAGGCCGTCGAGCGTCACCTGCTCGAAGCGCTGGCCGACCCGGTGAAGAAGTCCCGCCCCGCCAAGCGCGCAAAGCGCGAGGAAATGGCGGCGGCGGAATAA